The window GCCGCCAGCGTCGCTTCGCCTGAAAGCATCGTTTCCAGCCGGGCCCTCACGCGACGAATCTCCCCCTGTCCCGGTAGAAATACCAGCGCATCGCCTGCGCTCTGACGCAATGCGCGCAACGTGAAACGTGCAAAGCGATCGGCAAAGACCGCTGGCTGTTGTGCGCACTGGCGAGCCGCGCTTTGCAGCGAAGGCGCCTCCTCCTCGTAGTTTAATTTAACATCAAATTGTTTGCCGCTGGCCTGGATTTGCGGGGCGTCGCCGAGGTAGCGCGCGGTCGCTGCCATATCCAGCGTTGCGCTCATCACCAGAATTCGCAGATCGGGTCGCAGGGCCTCGCGCGCCTCCAGGGCCAGGGCCAGGGCCAGGTCGGCATGGATGCTGCGCTCATGAAATTCATCAAAGATCAAGAGTCCCACGCCGGGCAGTTCGGGATCGCGTTGCAGGCGTCGTGTGAGGACGCCCTCGGTAGCGACCTCGATTCGCGTTGCGGCGCTGGTCCGACTCTCCAGACGAACGCTGTAGCCCACCGTATCGCCCAGTCGGCATCCCAGCAGCTCGGCCAGGCGCGCGGCGGTCAGCCGCGCTGCAATCCGGCGCGGCGAAAGTAGAATCATGCGTTGCCCTTCGCCAAGCAGCTCCAGTAGAGCCAGCGGCAGCGCTGTACTCTTGCCGGCGCCCGGCGGCGCCGAGAGCGTCGCCACTCCGCTTCGACCCAAAGCGTGGCGCAATTCTGCTGCGCACTGGACGGCCGGAAACTGTTCAACGGACAGTGCGGGCAGCTTCATTGAATCAGGCGCCGCTGCCAGTGGGCGGTTGCGGCGGCGCCGCTGCCGTCTCCAGAGCGCGTTGCAGCAAGCGCAGACTGCGCCAGCGCCAGGGCTCCTCTGGATTCCACGAACGGAATAGCAGACCCAGAGCGCTCACGCCGCCGCTGAAGAAATGTTCCGGCGGCCGCGGACCCCACAACTGGAAGGCGTCGCCAGCGGCGAGCGAACTGTAAGAAGCCGGGAATCGGCCGTTGACGCGATCGCCGTCGCAGACGTGGGCAAAGGGCATGTCCCCCGGGCCGGCAAAGCAATCGTAAAGCGCGCTGCCAGCGCGACGCCGCACCGGTCCCCAGATGCGGCGCCATCCGCGCTCGATCAGGTATTCTCCGCCCATGGCCAGATCGTCCAGATGCTCGCATTCGAAGTTCAGGGAGATAAGTCCAGGTCGCGCCGATTTGTAAAGCGCCAGGCAATGGTGGTCGACTGCCTTGCGACCGCTGTTCGGTCGCAGAAAAACGGCCGCTGGTTCCTGGTCCTCTTCGGGAAGAAACAAAAATTCGGAAGCGCAGAGGCCAAGCGTATCCTGGTACCAGCGGCTGACGCCGACGATATCGCCGACGCCCAGCTCTACGGAGTGCAATCGATAGATATGCGTCGGCTGAGGCCGCAGGCGAATCGGTTCATTGCGACGATCGTGCTCGCGTACCGTATTGCGCGGCAAGCGCGGCGCAAGTTCCAGGCTCTCTACATGATTGGGATGGGCGCATACCTCGATGAGGCGGCCCTCGGGATCGACGAACTCCAGCGCCGGCTTGCCAAACAGACCGCCGCTGCGGCGTTCGCCAGAGCGCTTGCGCGCAAGGTTTTCCAGATCGCGTTCGCGCGCGGCCAGAAACGCCAGGCGAAGAAGGGACGGAGGTCCTTGCTCAACATGCAGCGCCGGGTCCGAAGGCGCAGCGCCGCGCAGGCTGAGTGCTGCAGCGTCGCGGTGCGAAACAATGAGGCCAAAATCCCTGGCAAATCGCTGCCCCTCTTCCAGCTCCGGAAGTCGCAACCCGGCGCCAAGCAGCCGCGAAACCGGCGCCGGGCAGGCGCGTGTACGCTCTGGAACCAGCGAACTTTCTTGCCATCGAGCGGCGCGCACAATTGCAGAGCCTCCGCTGGCCTGCCTCCGGCAAGCGCTTTCGCTGGTGAAAGAGCTTGCCCCGGACATTCTTGAATGGGAAGCTGGGGAGTGCCTGCCTTCTCGCCGCCGGAAGTGTTGTTGCTGGGTCCAGGCCCTTCCAATCCAGATCCGCGGACGCTACTGGCCCTGGCGCGGCCCACCATTGGCCACCTTGACCCGCGCTTCGTCCAGATGATGGACCAAACGCGATCGCTATTGCGCTTTGCGTTCCAGTGCAAGCATTCCATGACTTTGCCGCTGAGCGCTCCGGCCTCCGCCGCCATGGAGTTTGCCTTTGTCAATTTGCTGGCAGCGGGTGATCGAGCGCTGATCTGCACCAACGGCGTCTTCGGTCAGAGGATGGCCGAGATTGCCAGACGCCGGGGAGCAATCGTGCAATGCCTGGATTTCGAATGGGGGCGGGCCATAGATCCGGAGGCAGTGCAAAAGGCGCTGCAAATCGGCGCGCCGCCGCGCCTACTGGCCTTTGTGCAGGCGGAAACTTCGACCGGGGCCCAGAGCGATGCCGCCACACTGTGCCGGCTGGCACATCAGGCCGGGGCCCTGACAATTGTCGATAGCGTGACGGCTCTTGGCGGGACGCCAGTGGAGGCGGGCATGTGGGAGGCCGATCTATGTTATGCCGGTTCGCAGAAATGCCTCAGTGCGCCGCCCGGTCTGGCGCCCTTGAGTATTGCTCCGCGAGCCCTGGAACAGATCCAGATGCGAACCGATAGCTGCGCCAGCTGGTTTTTTGATGCCGGTTTGCTTGATGCCTACTGGAGCGAATCGCGCCAGTCCCGTAGCTACCACCACACCGCGCCCGTGAACCAGCTCTATGCTCTCCATCAGAGCCTGCAACTGCTAGAAGAAGAGGGCCTGGAAGAGGCCTGGCAGCGGCATCGCCGCGTCCATAAACAGTTGCTGGAAGGACTGGGAACTCTTGGCCTGCAACTGCTGCCGCCGGAAGAAGAACGCCTGCCACAGCTGAATGCCGTGCTGGTCCCGGAGGGCGTCGATGAAGCGGCAATTCGTCGCCGTTTGTTGCTGGAACACGATATTGAAATTGGCGGCGGCCTCGGCCCGCTGGCCGGAAAAGTCTGGCGCATCGGACTGATGGGCTACAACGCACGCCCGGCGTGTGTAGAGCGCGTCTTGCTTGCTCTCTCGCGCGTGCTGGAGCGCAGCCTGTGAATTTGCAAAGGCAATTGAAGCCCCTGCTGGCGCTTTCCGCTTTCGGCGCTGCCAGCGGCGTTCTTTGCGGCCTGGCCTGGCCAGCGCCGGAAGCAATCATCCTCGGCGGGGCCAGCGCTGCGGCGCTGTTCTTTGCTTATCTCTACTACCGGCGGGCGCCGGCCATTGTCGCCGATGCACCCGGCGCAAAGGCCGAAGTAAACGAAAGCCAGCGCAAACTGCAACAGCGACTGGAAGCGGCCGAGCTGGAACTGGTAATGTCCGAGCGGCGACGCTTTCAGATGGACGCTTACCAGGCCTTTTCACGACGCCTGCTCAGCAATGGTCGCTTCGATGAATTGATCGACGAGATCTTTGACTACGTCTCTTCCAACTTTGGCATTGAGGCAAGCTTGCTCTATTTGCATGACCGCGAGCGAGGCGATTTACGACACGCCCGTTCACGATTCCCGGACTTCCTCGATGAGGAACGGCGGCGGTATGCCATCAATCTGCGATTACCGCTGGCCGCTCATGCTTCGGTGCACGCCGCCGCCGTGCGTCGTCGCAAGCCCTTTTACATGCCGCACGTTCGCGGGGCGCCATCGGATTTTGATCTACAGGGCATCGCTCATATGAAGCTGGCATCGCTGCTGGTTGTTCCTCTCTACGTGGAAGAAGAACTGCTTGGCGTGATCGACTTTACCAACCACGAACGGCCGCTGCGCTTGAGCCGCGATGACTTGCACAGCATAACAACATTCTGCGAACAGATTGCGACGGCAGTGAAAAGCATGTTGCTTGTGGAGGAGGCCGAAAGCGCCCGCCTGCGCGCGGAGAGCCTGCGTCTGGAGGCCGAGCGCCGGGAGATTGAATTGGAGCGGCACGCCGCTGTTAACCGTCAGGTGAATGCCGAAACCAACCTTGATGCGGCTCTCGATGTGATCTTCGATTTTATCCGCAGCCACTACAATGCAGACGGCATCTGGCTGCAGTTCCTGGACGACCAGGCCAATGAGCTTTATACCTATCGGGCAGCGCGTCCGGAGTCGGTTAGCGAAGAACACTATCGCTTCATACTCGGGCTGCGCATTCCCTTGAGCGCGGAGGGCGGCATCGCCAGTCGCGTCTATCAGCGTCGCCGGCCATTCTATATGCCGCGACCGCCGCGCGATATTGTTGCCGAAATTGACAGACGCATCTTCGATATGCTTCACCTGCAGTCGGCATTTTGCGCTCCGCTGGTGATTGGCGGAGAGCCGATTGGCGTTATCATTGTGACGCGCTTTGGCGGCAGGCTGAGCCTAAACCGCAATGACCTGCGCAGCATCGGCCGCTTCTGCGATCAGATAGCCGGCGCCATAAACAAGGCGCGCATCCATACCAGTTCTGAGATCTCGCGGCTGATGGCCGAACAGCGTCTGGAGGAAGTGCAGTTGCTCAAGCAACAGCAGGACCTTGACTACTACCTGACTGCCAATCTACTTCCGCCGCTCACGCAGATCATCGGCGGGCGCAACGTTGCCATCGAAAGCTTTGTCCGTCAGAAGAAGCGTTTTCCATTCAAGCGCTGGATTTGTGAAATCGGCGGCGATCTGAACATGGCGCGGCCGATCCAGGTCGGCGCACAGAGCGCACAATTTTTCCTGAACGCCGACTCCATGGGCAAGTCCATTCAGGGCGCGGGCGGCGCGCTGGTGCTGGCCTCAGCTATCCGCACTTTGCTGGAGCGAGAACCTGAACCGGAGGATTCTCCGGAGCAGTGGCTGTCGCAGGCCTACAGCGAACTGGATGCGGTCTTTCAGAACTTCGACGGCTCGATGTACGTAACCTTTTGCATGGGCCTGATCGATGAACAAAATGGCTGGGCCTACTGGCTCAACGGCGAACACCCTGCGCCGCTCCTGCTGCGCGACGGGCGGGCGCAGCTGTTGCGCGGCCATTCAATGCACAAGCTTGGATTTCGCCTTGGAGTCAGACCGCGCGCCGTCAACCTGCTGCGCTTGCATCCAGGCGATGCACTGATCCTTGGATCTGACGGTCGCGACGATATCATGGTCTATTCTGGCGGAGCGCAGGTCATGAACGATCGGGAAGAGCTCTTTGTTGAAACCCTGCAGGCTGCAGGGCCGGATCTGGAATCGGTCTACAAGGGGCTGCGTGAGCGCGGCAGCGTAACCGACGATGTATCGCTGCTGCGCATTGACTATGCAGGCGTTGCAGCGGAGGCGATTCATGAGTGGCGGGAGGAGGAGTTGATGAGCGTTCTGCGCAGCTTCGGCGCCGGCGAAGCCTTGCCGCCCGAGCGCTTTGAGGCGGCCGCCACCCGAGCGCTGGAAATAGGTCCGCCGCCGGAAGATGAAGACCTGTTGACCCTGGACCGGTTGATGGCCCGTTATGTGCAGGGCTTTCTCAACGCCAACCGAGCCGATCGGGCGCGGACCATCGCACTGCACTGGCTGAACTGGAATCCAGGGGCCAGCGAGCAGCTGACCCTTGCGGCGCGCGCCGCGCTGTTGCTGGGCCGCGCGGAAGAAAGCGTCGCACTTGCGAGCCGCGCCAGCCTGCGCGATCCAGAGAATGCCCTGGCCTTCCAGTTACTTGCCGAAGCGCGTCTGGAAAACGGCGAGCGTCAACTGGCGCGAAGCGCATTTGAGCAATTGCGCAGTCTCAAGCCGGCCTTCACCGACGCACTGGCCAGCCTTGCTCGACGTCTGGAGCCCTGACCTCAATCCAGACCACTTGCCGGGGGCTTTCAGTGCTCGTCCAGGAACGCCTTCAGTCGTTGTCGGCTATCGCCGTCCGAGCGGCGAAAAGCAATGCCCACGCCATTTTCGTCGATGCGCACCACTCCTCCCTCCAGTTCTATCTGCCCTTGATCCAGACTGAGTACAATCTGCACGCTCTGGTTGGTCTCCAGCGGACAGTTCGGCCAATCACAATAGAGGCCGGTCAGACTGAGGTCGCGCGTGCGTAGCGGTCGATCATCCAGGCGTACCGCCGTCTCTACTGGCTTACGACGCTGGTAGCGCCAGCCGCGCGGGTATGTTTTCAGGTAGGGCGCCGAAATATCCTGACGGGCAAAAAAAATCAAGAGCGCCGCGCCAAGCGCCGTGGCCAGCAGCGCCGCCAGATTGTAGCCTTCTGGCTGCACCAGCAAGGTAGCAAGATTGTGCAGGAGCAGCAAGAGAGTATACAACAGGAATGCGTACCATGCCCAGCGGCGGACCAGCAGCAGGCCAATGCCAATCGGTATGGGCGCCAGAATCAAAAACAGAGCGTAAGGATGCAGACGACCAAGCGCTGCGCGCCAGGCGGCAAGCGGCAAGCCATGGTAGACCGCCAGGAGAATGTAGTTGCTGGCCGGGATCGCCAGGAAGGCAAGGCCGGCCAGCAGCAACGACCAGGGCCGAGCCAGCCGGCGGCGACGAAGTCTTGCCAGAAAGTTTACGGACATGGTCGACGCTGGCTCCTGCCAGAGCTGGCCCCCGGGCTGCGTTTGCTTCAACGAATTTTCATAGCTCAAGCTCATTTCGCAGCTTCGCGAATCGCATGACGGCGCGCCTCCGGCAGCAAGTGCTGGCAAACGATGCCGCTTCCATCGCCACGCTGGTTCCGAGAATTTGCAGCCCACGCCGCCGCCCGCTACAGCCTGGGGCTGGCGGCGGCGCCGGCGGCGCTGGCCGCGCTGGCCTGGGCGCTGGAGTCTCTGCTATTTGCAATCCGTCCCGGAGACCAGGCCTGGCCAGGCCGGCTGGGACGCAGCTTGATCGAGAGCGTCTATCTGCTGGCGCCCCTGCTGAGCATGGCCGGTATCTATCTCTCTGGCGTCGCCGCATCCACACTTTCTTTTCACAGCCGGCGCCTCGCCTGGCTGCGCGCGGCGCCGCCGCTGATCGGCTCGCTGGCGATTTTCTGGTCCTTTATTCGCGTTACTGTGTACTACTATATGAATTTGAAGATCGACGCCGGTCTTGCATTCTATGCCCTGCTTGAATTGCGCCAGTTGATCGCCAGCGAAACAGCCATCGCCGTTTCCAGCGTCCCATTGCATCTCCCCTTGCTCTATCTCCTGCTTATGACAGGATGTGCGGGCTGGCCCTGGATCTACGGCCGCTGGCGGCGCACCCGCTTTGGTCAGGCGCAGGAATCGCGCGGCGGCCGCATGCTGGCGCTGGCCGCAACTTTGATGCTGATCTGTGGAGCGGCGGCGCCGGCCCTCGCCCTGGGCGCTTCGCGGGCCGCGCAGGCGGCGCAAGCCGGCGAGCTGCTGGGCGGCCGCGCCCGCATTCGCATGATCACTCTCAACCGCCCCGAGGATTTTCCAGCCTTCGAACTGAAGCCGCCGCTCCATCGTCCGCAACGTTTTGCGGCGGCGCGCTTTGGC of the Leptospirales bacterium genome contains:
- a CDS encoding alanine--glyoxylate aminotransferase family protein — translated: MPAFSPPEVLLLGPGPSNPDPRTLLALARPTIGHLDPRFVQMMDQTRSLLRFAFQCKHSMTLPLSAPASAAMEFAFVNLLAAGDRALICTNGVFGQRMAEIARRRGAIVQCLDFEWGRAIDPEAVQKALQIGAPPRLLAFVQAETSTGAQSDAATLCRLAHQAGALTIVDSVTALGGTPVEAGMWEADLCYAGSQKCLSAPPGLAPLSIAPRALEQIQMRTDSCASWFFDAGLLDAYWSESRQSRSYHHTAPVNQLYALHQSLQLLEEEGLEEAWQRHRRVHKQLLEGLGTLGLQLLPPEEERLPQLNAVLVPEGVDEAAIRRRLLLEHDIEIGGGLGPLAGKVWRIGLMGYNARPACVERVLLALSRVLERSL
- a CDS encoding GAF domain-containing protein; protein product: MNLQRQLKPLLALSAFGAASGVLCGLAWPAPEAIILGGASAAALFFAYLYYRRAPAIVADAPGAKAEVNESQRKLQQRLEAAELELVMSERRRFQMDAYQAFSRRLLSNGRFDELIDEIFDYVSSNFGIEASLLYLHDRERGDLRHARSRFPDFLDEERRRYAINLRLPLAAHASVHAAAVRRRKPFYMPHVRGAPSDFDLQGIAHMKLASLLVVPLYVEEELLGVIDFTNHERPLRLSRDDLHSITTFCEQIATAVKSMLLVEEAESARLRAESLRLEAERREIELERHAAVNRQVNAETNLDAALDVIFDFIRSHYNADGIWLQFLDDQANELYTYRAARPESVSEEHYRFILGLRIPLSAEGGIASRVYQRRRPFYMPRPPRDIVAEIDRRIFDMLHLQSAFCAPLVIGGEPIGVIIVTRFGGRLSLNRNDLRSIGRFCDQIAGAINKARIHTSSEISRLMAEQRLEEVQLLKQQQDLDYYLTANLLPPLTQIIGGRNVAIESFVRQKKRFPFKRWICEIGGDLNMARPIQVGAQSAQFFLNADSMGKSIQGAGGALVLASAIRTLLEREPEPEDSPEQWLSQAYSELDAVFQNFDGSMYVTFCMGLIDEQNGWAYWLNGEHPAPLLLRDGRAQLLRGHSMHKLGFRLGVRPRAVNLLRLHPGDALILGSDGRDDIMVYSGGAQVMNDREELFVETLQAAGPDLESVYKGLRERGSVTDDVSLLRIDYAGVAAEAIHEWREEELMSVLRSFGAGEALPPERFEAAATRALEIGPPPEDEDLLTLDRLMARYVQGFLNANRADRARTIALHWLNWNPGASEQLTLAARAALLLGRAEESVALASRASLRDPENALAFQLLAEARLENGERQLARSAFEQLRSLKPAFTDALASLARRLEP
- a CDS encoding PilZ domain-containing protein: MSLSYENSLKQTQPGGQLWQEPASTMSVNFLARLRRRRLARPWSLLLAGLAFLAIPASNYILLAVYHGLPLAAWRAALGRLHPYALFLILAPIPIGIGLLLVRRWAWYAFLLYTLLLLLHNLATLLVQPEGYNLAALLATALGAALLIFFARQDISAPYLKTYPRGWRYQRRKPVETAVRLDDRPLRTRDLSLTGLYCDWPNCPLETNQSVQIVLSLDQGQIELEGGVVRIDENGVGIAFRRSDGDSRQRLKAFLDEH